One Pseudoalteromonas undina genomic region harbors:
- a CDS encoding efflux RND transporter periplasmic adaptor subunit — protein MQRSRIAFFVFSALVGSVALSGCDQVAEQPKASAPAATPVGVVTLNSQAITLKKELPGRVSAFQIAEIRPQVSGIVQSRLFEEGTQVEKGQALYQINPDIFEAELAASRAAVARAEASIASSKSKASRYKELLAIKAVSQQDFDEADAASKQASAELLTAQAQLKSAQINLDYSHVSSPISGQISKSSVTVGALVSAGQTSALATVTQLDPIYVDLTQSSNELTKLKRALASGALGVDSTTQTDVELIMEDGSVYPHKGTLQFSEVTVDPSTGSVTLRAKFPNPEKLLLPGMYVRAEVVEGVKSDAILAPQRGVSRNTKGEPTAMVVSKNNTVESRVLKVERTLGANWLVSEGLADGDQLIVEGLQKIRPGAPVTATAAQSSANNSQ, from the coding sequence ATGCAGCGTTCCCGCATCGCTTTTTTTGTATTTTCAGCCCTCGTTGGTTCTGTTGCTTTAAGTGGATGTGATCAGGTAGCTGAGCAACCTAAGGCTTCTGCTCCTGCAGCAACACCCGTTGGTGTTGTCACATTAAACAGCCAAGCAATTACACTTAAAAAAGAATTACCTGGTCGTGTAAGTGCGTTTCAAATTGCTGAAATTCGTCCTCAGGTAAGTGGAATTGTGCAATCACGCTTATTTGAAGAGGGGACTCAGGTTGAGAAAGGCCAAGCACTTTACCAAATTAATCCCGATATTTTTGAAGCCGAATTAGCAGCCAGCAGAGCGGCGGTTGCTCGCGCAGAAGCCAGTATAGCCAGTAGTAAATCTAAAGCGTCGCGTTATAAAGAATTATTAGCAATTAAAGCTGTAAGCCAGCAAGATTTTGACGAAGCCGATGCAGCTTCTAAGCAAGCCTCTGCAGAATTATTAACGGCACAAGCGCAATTAAAAAGTGCGCAAATCAACCTTGATTATAGCCATGTTTCTTCGCCAATTAGCGGCCAAATTAGTAAATCAAGCGTTACTGTAGGTGCATTAGTTAGCGCAGGTCAAACAAGCGCGCTGGCAACAGTTACACAGCTTGATCCTATCTATGTAGATTTAACCCAATCAAGTAATGAGTTAACTAAACTCAAAAGAGCGCTGGCATCAGGTGCTTTAGGTGTCGACTCTACAACACAAACCGATGTAGAACTAATAATGGAAGATGGCTCAGTATATCCTCATAAAGGTACATTACAGTTCTCTGAAGTAACGGTTGATCCTAGTACTGGGTCAGTGACTTTACGTGCTAAATTTCCAAACCCTGAAAAGCTATTACTACCAGGTATGTATGTGCGTGCTGAGGTGGTTGAAGGTGTTAAGTCAGACGCAATATTAGCTCCTCAACGTGGTGTGAGCCGTAATACCAAAGGTGAACCTACAGCTATGGTTGTTAGCAAAAACAATACAGTTGAAAGCCGTGTATTAAAAGTAGAGCGTACTTTAGGCGCAAATTGGTTGGTGAGCGAAGGCTTAGCCGATGGCGACCAATTGATTGTGGAAGGGCTACAAAAGATTCGCCCAGGTGCACCAGTTACGGCAACCGCTGCACAGTCTTCTGCAAATAACAGCCAATAA
- a CDS encoding hemolysin family protein, translating into MGDLIGIALLILMSALFAMSEISIAASRKIKLRVMADEGNVQALAVLKLQEQPGAFFAMIQITLNAIAILGGIVGEQALSPYVQEILQLFYQGPLLGQISFLLSFLIITSLFILFADLLPKRLAMILPEAVAVRVVTIMRWVTFALTPLVLFFNGLTNIVLRVFKVPSEREDIVTTEDIVAMMDAGAEYGSLQQQEYDLIGNVFDLEARFLSSVMSPREQIVYFDIDESSEDIANKIIEHPHNHFLVCKGNLDKLIGSVESKDILRQVLKGEAANINAGMLDKDIFYLPETLSLSESLNAFKTAVHPFAVVVNEYALVVGIVTVKDLMKGFMGDLITHQSEELIIERDANSWLVDGLTPIVELAKVLEIDEFPDQNHYETVAGYLIYTMKHIPKRAEFIVFSGFKFEVVDVEGIRIEQLLVSRMNPESE; encoded by the coding sequence ATGGGTGATTTAATCGGGATTGCATTATTAATCTTGATGAGTGCGTTATTTGCGATGTCAGAAATTTCGATTGCCGCTTCACGCAAAATAAAGTTAAGAGTTATGGCCGACGAAGGAAATGTGCAAGCGCTGGCGGTTTTAAAGCTGCAAGAGCAGCCCGGTGCTTTTTTTGCCATGATCCAAATTACGCTCAATGCGATTGCCATATTAGGTGGGATTGTTGGTGAGCAGGCATTATCGCCTTACGTGCAAGAAATACTGCAATTATTTTATCAGGGGCCGTTACTTGGTCAAATTAGCTTTTTACTGTCGTTTTTAATTATTACCTCATTATTTATATTATTTGCTGATTTGCTCCCAAAGCGATTAGCAATGATTTTACCTGAAGCTGTTGCTGTGCGTGTAGTTACAATTATGCGATGGGTGACTTTCGCGCTAACACCATTGGTATTATTTTTTAACGGCTTAACCAACATCGTATTGCGGGTGTTTAAAGTACCCAGTGAGCGTGAGGATATTGTTACTACTGAAGATATTGTTGCCATGATGGATGCTGGTGCTGAGTATGGCAGCCTTCAACAGCAGGAATATGACTTAATTGGTAATGTATTTGATTTAGAAGCGCGCTTTTTATCAAGCGTGATGTCGCCACGTGAGCAAATAGTTTACTTCGACATTGATGAGTCGAGTGAAGATATAGCCAATAAAATTATTGAGCATCCACATAATCACTTTTTAGTGTGTAAAGGCAACCTTGATAAGTTAATTGGCTCGGTTGAGTCAAAAGATATTTTACGCCAAGTGCTTAAAGGTGAGGCGGCAAACATTAATGCGGGTATGCTAGATAAAGATATTTTTTACTTACCAGAAACACTGAGCTTATCTGAATCGCTAAATGCGTTTAAAACTGCGGTTCACCCTTTTGCTGTGGTGGTCAATGAATATGCGCTAGTGGTTGGAATCGTGACAGTTAAAGATTTAATGAAAGGCTTTATGGGTGATTTAATCACGCATCAAAGTGAGGAGCTAATCATTGAGCGTGATGCTAACTCTTGGTTGGTCGATGGTTTAACACCTATTGTTGAATTAGCCAAAGTACTGGAAATAGATGAGTTTCCAGATCAAAACCATTATGAAACGGTCGCCGGGTATTTAATTTACACCATGAAGCATATTCCTAAACGTGCAGAATTTATTGTATTTTCAGGCTTTAAATTTGAAGTAGTGGATGTAGAAGGCATTCGTATTGAGCAGTTACTCGTCTCTAGGATGAACCCTGAGAGCGAGTAA
- a CDS encoding substrate-binding periplasmic protein → MKSDVLNLIERVIVIKWCFVLLLIVSQHCAAKLTVVTENFAPAQYLDANNNLVGDAADIVRLVLDNAGIDYSISVNDWSMTYNIALRDPQTCIFSISRSPERESSFVWFAKLAQFDTNFYSLKSKGIVLTSLDQAKQYRIAVLKDNYSHHYLLSQGFKENENLMLFNSFDNIFKIIRARSSSIDLVVIPAQRINHEQSHLLNELQLEPLMPINVSQAPLYFACNKNLPNKLKQQLSTAFALYESQL, encoded by the coding sequence TTGAAAAGTGACGTCTTAAATTTAATAGAGCGGGTTATTGTGATTAAGTGGTGTTTTGTATTATTACTCATTGTAAGCCAACACTGCGCAGCTAAACTCACTGTTGTAACAGAGAATTTTGCACCTGCGCAGTATCTTGATGCGAACAACAATTTAGTCGGTGATGCTGCCGATATAGTACGATTAGTGCTTGATAATGCTGGGATTGATTATTCAATTTCAGTAAACGATTGGAGCATGACTTATAATATTGCATTAAGAGATCCTCAAACCTGTATCTTCTCTATTTCTCGCTCACCTGAGCGTGAGAGTAGCTTTGTTTGGTTTGCTAAATTAGCTCAATTTGATACTAACTTCTACTCACTTAAGAGCAAAGGCATTGTGCTAACAAGCCTTGATCAGGCGAAGCAATATAGAATTGCAGTATTAAAAGATAATTACAGCCACCACTATTTACTCTCCCAAGGCTTTAAAGAAAACGAAAATTTAATGCTTTTTAATAGCTTTGATAATATTTTTAAAATAATTAGAGCGCGAAGTTCCAGCATTGATTTGGTTGTAATACCTGCACAGAGAATAAATCATGAACAGTCCCACTTATTAAATGAACTACAGCTCGAGCCATTAATGCCCATCAACGTCAGCCAAGCTCCCTTATATTTTGCGTGTAACAAAAACCTACCTAATAAATTAAAGCAGCAACTTAGCACGGCCTTTGCTTTGTATGAATCGCAACTATAA
- a CDS encoding efflux RND transporter permease subunit, translating to MSRFFIDRPIFAWVLAIVVMLAGIIAVKSLPVAQYPSIAPPAVTITANYPGASARTLEDSVTQVIEQKMKGLDGLLYMSSTSQSSGSATLTLTFDAETDPDIAQVQVQNKLATATPLLPEEVQRQGVVVAKSSSSFLLVVGFVSQDGSMTNIDIGDYVSSNVQDIVSRVDGVGEVELFGSQYAMRIWLDPAKLQNYKLTPSDVSAAIKAQNAQVSAGQLGGMPSLAGQQLNATVTAQSRLQKPEQFRDILVKTNSDGSVVRLQDVAEVELGGESYGVVARFNGKPASGLGVKLASGANALDTAQGVKDALEELKPFFPQGLEAVVPYDTTPFVALSIEKVVHTLIEAVVLVFVVMYLFLQNFRATIIPTIAVPVVLLGTFGVLFTFGYSINTLTMFAMVLAIGLLVDDAIVVVENVERLMTEEKLSAVEATRKSMDEIKGALVGIAMVLSAVFIPMAFFSGSTGVIYRQFSITLVTAMGLSVLVALILTPALCATLLKPSHVHTDGSFIGRFFSGFNRGFDKTNRGAQGFVGRMIKHSKRYLLSYVLIVGGMVTIFSSLPTAFLPDEDQGILFSQVMLPAGSTTEQTLEVVKKVENHYLEEQSEAVASIFTVTGFSFAGSGQNSAIGFVSLKHWDERQRDDLSVGAVAGKGMGYFSTIKEALVFAFPPPAIIELGTANGFNMFLQDRVGLGHDELLKARNQLLGMASQSPILAGVRPNGQEDMPELQLDIDLAKAEALGVSQGDINSTLSTAWGSSYVNDFIDRGRVKKVYLQSKADARMVPEDLNKWYVRNKSGDMVPFSAFASSYWSYGSPRLERYNGFSAMEIQGSAAPGYSTGEAMDEMERLVKQLPNGISSEWTGISFQERSSGGQAPLLYGLSLLFVFLCLAALYESWSIPFAVMMIVPLGILGAVMAAFLGNLSNDIYLQVGLLTTIGLASKNAILIVEFATHKMDEGLSLVDSAIAAVRLRLRPILMTSMAFICGVLPLAIASSAGSGAQNALGISIIGGTLAASSLVVIFVPLFFVLVRRLFSGKAKTTSQEEV from the coding sequence ATGTCACGATTTTTTATCGATAGGCCTATTTTTGCTTGGGTATTGGCAATTGTTGTTATGCTTGCGGGTATTATTGCCGTTAAAAGCCTACCCGTTGCCCAATATCCGTCTATTGCGCCGCCAGCGGTTACCATTACAGCTAACTATCCTGGTGCATCTGCACGTACTTTAGAAGACTCGGTGACTCAGGTTATTGAGCAAAAAATGAAAGGCTTAGATGGCTTGTTATATATGTCATCAACCTCACAGTCGAGCGGATCAGCAACACTGACGCTAACATTTGATGCCGAGACCGATCCAGACATTGCCCAAGTACAAGTGCAAAATAAGTTAGCGACCGCTACGCCATTATTGCCTGAAGAAGTACAGCGCCAAGGTGTGGTAGTGGCCAAATCATCATCAAGCTTTTTACTGGTTGTTGGTTTTGTGTCGCAAGATGGCAGTATGACTAATATTGATATTGGAGACTATGTATCGTCGAATGTGCAAGACATTGTGTCGCGTGTAGACGGTGTAGGTGAAGTGGAGCTGTTTGGCTCTCAATATGCAATGCGTATTTGGCTCGATCCGGCTAAATTACAAAACTATAAGCTAACCCCTAGCGATGTATCAGCAGCAATTAAAGCACAAAATGCACAGGTGTCAGCAGGTCAGCTAGGTGGTATGCCGTCACTTGCTGGACAGCAGCTTAATGCGACTGTCACTGCGCAAAGTCGATTACAAAAACCAGAGCAGTTCAGAGATATTTTAGTAAAAACTAACAGCGATGGTTCGGTTGTTCGCTTACAAGATGTTGCCGAAGTTGAACTGGGCGGTGAAAGCTACGGTGTGGTTGCTCGTTTTAATGGTAAACCAGCATCGGGACTCGGTGTAAAGTTAGCCAGTGGCGCTAATGCACTTGATACCGCACAAGGAGTAAAGGATGCACTTGAAGAGCTTAAGCCTTTCTTCCCACAAGGGCTTGAAGCGGTTGTGCCTTATGACACGACTCCCTTTGTTGCACTTTCAATTGAAAAAGTAGTACATACTTTAATAGAAGCCGTAGTACTAGTGTTTGTTGTTATGTACTTATTTTTACAAAACTTTAGAGCAACTATTATCCCGACTATAGCCGTTCCTGTGGTACTGCTAGGTACGTTTGGCGTTCTATTTACCTTTGGGTATTCAATTAATACGCTCACTATGTTTGCGATGGTATTGGCCATTGGTTTGCTGGTAGATGATGCGATAGTGGTAGTTGAAAACGTAGAACGTTTAATGACTGAAGAAAAACTCTCTGCAGTCGAAGCAACTCGAAAGTCTATGGACGAAATTAAGGGCGCGCTTGTGGGTATTGCCATGGTGCTGTCGGCGGTATTTATTCCTATGGCATTCTTTAGTGGCTCTACAGGGGTTATTTACCGTCAGTTCTCTATAACGCTGGTAACAGCAATGGGGTTATCGGTATTAGTGGCGCTTATTTTAACACCTGCACTGTGTGCTACGTTATTAAAACCGAGTCATGTGCATACTGATGGTAGCTTTATAGGTCGTTTTTTCTCAGGCTTCAACCGTGGTTTTGATAAAACTAATAGAGGTGCACAAGGCTTTGTTGGGCGAATGATCAAACACTCTAAACGTTATTTGCTTAGTTATGTTTTGATTGTCGGTGGTATGGTCACTATTTTTTCAAGCTTACCCACCGCGTTCTTACCGGACGAAGACCAAGGTATTTTGTTTAGCCAAGTAATGCTGCCAGCAGGTTCTACAACAGAGCAAACGCTTGAAGTGGTTAAAAAAGTAGAAAACCACTATTTAGAAGAACAATCTGAAGCTGTTGCATCAATTTTCACGGTTACCGGCTTTAGCTTTGCAGGCTCAGGACAAAACTCAGCCATTGGCTTTGTGAGCTTAAAGCACTGGGATGAGCGCCAACGTGACGACTTATCAGTGGGAGCGGTTGCAGGAAAAGGCATGGGCTATTTTTCAACGATAAAAGAGGCGCTTGTGTTTGCATTCCCACCTCCGGCAATTATTGAACTTGGCACTGCAAACGGCTTTAATATGTTTTTACAAGACCGGGTTGGTTTAGGTCATGACGAGCTATTAAAGGCGCGTAATCAGTTATTGGGTATGGCTAGTCAAAGTCCAATACTGGCAGGTGTTCGTCCAAACGGGCAAGAAGATATGCCTGAATTACAACTGGATATTGATCTTGCAAAAGCAGAAGCCCTTGGTGTATCACAAGGTGATATTAACAGTACGCTTTCTACTGCTTGGGGTAGTAGTTATGTGAACGATTTTATCGACCGTGGCCGTGTTAAAAAGGTATATCTGCAAAGTAAGGCCGATGCGCGCATGGTGCCTGAAGATCTCAATAAATGGTATGTGCGAAATAAAAGCGGCGACATGGTGCCATTCTCAGCGTTTGCTAGTTCATATTGGTCATATGGTTCGCCTCGTTTAGAGCGCTATAACGGCTTTTCAGCTATGGAAATTCAAGGTAGTGCTGCGCCTGGTTACAGTACAGGTGAGGCTATGGATGAAATGGAGCGCTTAGTTAAGCAGTTACCTAATGGGATTTCCTCTGAATGGACTGGTATTTCATTCCAAGAACGTTCGAGTGGTGGTCAAGCGCCGCTTCTTTATGGTCTTTCACTATTATTTGTATTTTTGTGTTTAGCAGCACTTTATGAAAGTTGGTCTATCCCATTTGCAGTAATGATGATTGTACCTCTGGGTATATTGGGGGCTGTTATGGCTGCTTTCTTAGGTAACTTATCAAATGATATTTACCTTCAAGTTGGCTTATTAACCACCATAGGGCTTGCCTCTAAAAATGCGATATTAATTGTTGAATTTGCTACTCATAAAATGGATGAAGGCTTAAGTTTGGTAGATTCAGCTATTGCAGCTGTACGACTTCGTTTACGTCCTATTTTAATGACCTCAATGGCATTTATCTGTGGTGTTTTACCGCTTGCAATAGCCTCGAGTGCAGGCTCTGGTGCTCAAAACG